Below is a genomic region from Cydia amplana chromosome 27, ilCydAmpl1.1, whole genome shotgun sequence.
AGTTTAGTAGTTGGTTTACCTAACCTCTTTAAGATTAGTAGCCAGTTGACCTTACCTCTTCAAGTTTATTAGCAAGAACTTATCTTACCGCCTTAAATTAAATAGTTAGTTGACCATCTATTTAAGTTTAATAGCCAGTTGATCTTACCTTTTTAAGTTTAGTGGCCAGTTGACTATAATCTTCAAGTTTAGTAGCTAATAGATCTTACCTCTTTAAGTTTAGCAACTAGTTGACCTTACCTCTAAGTTTAGCAACTAGTTGACCTTACCTTAAGTTTAGCAACTAGTTGACCTTACCTCTTTAAGTTTAGCGGCCAGTTGAATATAATCTTCAAGTTTAGTAGCTAATAGACCTTCCTTACCTCTTTAAGTTTAGTAGCCAGTTGACCATTCCTCTTTAAGTTTAGTAGCCAGTTAATCTTACCTCTTTAAGTTTAGTAGCCAGTTGACCATTCCTCTTTAAGTTTAGTAGCCAGTTAATCTTACCTCTTTAAGTTTAGTAGCCAGTTGACCATTCCTCTTTAAGTTTAGTAGCCAGTTAATCTTACCTCTTTAAGTTTAGTAGCCAGTTGATTCTAATCTtcaagtttagtagcaaatatACCTTACCTCTTTCAGTTTAGCAACTAGTTGACCTTACCTCTGTAAGTTTAGTGGCCAGTTGACCTGACCTCTTTAAGTTTAGTGGCCAGTTGACCTTACCTCTGTAAGTTTAGTGGCCAGTTGACCTGACCTCTTTAAGTTTAGTGGCCAGTTGACCTTACCTCTTTAAGTTTAGTGGCCAGTTTCACTTGTTCTTGAGCCAGTGGGGTAGCACAGGCGGCCAAATGTGCTTGTAGTCGCGAACACAGACATATCCAGGGCCGCGCGTCTAGGCCTGATAACAATTATAGATATATAAtgattagaatagaatataatagaatagaatagaatagaatattatttatttcagcataggtgaaatgaaaaatgaaaatgaaaaatgaaatgaaaaatataggtacacagttatacaatacatattattactatgATAAGCCATTCAGTATTTCTAATATtcattgaaatatttattttcactacaccaactggtaaaagcGCTtctgattgttcaaaaactgatagcaaagttgcattttattctcatgtggataaaatgcaactaaaACGTAacggcaaagtaatcaaatgcaaattttgaattgttttcTTGTTTGCTGGCGGAGTTGACTTTTATATGAttgttgaatgataaatatttaataaaattcatttggatttgattttgtttgtgaaaacttttgtgtttcactcgggcaCAACTTTGGCCCCgagtaattaataatatatagttattataataaattaataatgtaaattaCGCATCTGTGACAATGTATgatcaatacaaataatttaatacctttaaacgagcaattcttgtttatttatttatatatatatatatatatatatatttcggggatctcggaaacggctctaacgatttcgatgaaatttggtatataggggttttcgggggcgaaaaatcggtctagctaggtcttatctctgggaaaacgcgcatttccgagttattatatgttttccgagcgaagctcggtcacccagatattaaatatgaatattatataggtaccttcgAGCACTTCAGGGTCGCGAGCGCCGGGCAGCCCCAACGTGCCGCGCATGATAGGAAGAAACGTTGGGATTTCCTAAAAAACCCAGGTTATTTCGGTTAATtatcacatttttagggttccgtaccacaaaaggaaaaagaaaccggccaagtgcgagtcggactcgcgcacggttccgcaccatcaaaaaaaatagaggaaaaaaatcgtgtttgttgtatgggagccccccttaatttttttttgttatagcggcaacagagatacatcatttgtgaaaatttcaactgtctagctatcgcggttcatgagatacagcctggtgacagacggacggacggacggacggacagcgaagtctgagtaatagggtcccgttttttaccctttgggtacggaaccctaaaaacggaacccttataggttcactagtgcgtctgtctgttcgtctgtcacagcctgttttctcggaaactactaGTACACATAgcttgtgacccaaagacggacatgtaacgtaaacaaatgaattttaaacatggaggATATGttccccggctcgtaccaatgagtgtTTCGGAacatatgtacgaaatatcatttgatatttaccagtcgcttttcggtgaaggaaaacatcgtgaggaaaccaatacgggcctagtttcccctctgggttggaaggtcagatggcagtcgctttcgtaaaaactagtgcccacgccaattaccgggattagttgccaagcggaccccaggctcctatgagccgtggcaaaatgccgggacaatgcgaggaagatgatgttttaatatattttacagtactaatggggctacttttccgcactagtgcgtaaaatagcacttttcgtgcgatgtcgaaactttaaagtgccatatgtactgtaaaacgttgttcgatacacgtgctaataggtaattcgcaactcgtgtcgatttaaaacactcccttcggtcgtgttttaatttatcgccactcgtttcgaatttcctctttttcgcacttgtatcgaaaataactataatatacctacatgtaacCGTCGTATGTCCTCATCCAGTGTCGCTGTGGCCTGTTCCTTGACAACGATAATGTCCCTGGTGCGTTTGGTCTTGCGAGCCTGTAGCGACATCTGTCGCCGCTGCAGGAGCGACTTTTTGGAGTCCTGCCGTTGATTCTTTGTTGAAGTTTTGGGGGAATCTGGTATGTTataacacagaataaataatagtactagtactaggtacagaagattcactctctaacaaaacgcgtcttttacgacagatacgaccgctaggtggcgcaagcgcgatcAGGCGTCAAccccgtagcggtgcgcggcaactgctatggctagacaccaaaattggtgtgggccgcatgtacttgtagtgaggcgatgaaatcgcggagtgagccacgcctggttacttataggttaggtttgaaacTATCATAAATCATGATGGTTTTaagcataaataaaattttccCTTAAAACTAAATTATTGATAGTTTCATAACTGAGAATAACTATAAGACAATTTAGATTGAGAGTGCCTTTGAAATTAAGTGTGCAAATGTATTATTCATTTGCTAATTGAgtgattttaataatatacagtgaaacctggttaattgacacctggataaatgcaaaacctcaataattgcaaccaaaggtccggtcccggtcccttgagaccaaaaggcgtctataattgaaaattttgaacctctataattgaaatttagatttgagtgcttttcgtaattttacctctgtaattgaccacatcgcaactaagtcctctataattgacactgtgcaaaaaaaccgttattttagctcttcttattacctctataattgaaacgAGTCTATAAGTAAGACCTctgttattgaaataatatagacttgtagagagcagaaacaatattttaatagcaatgataattttattttaaatcttcacccagaattcaatttattaattggGTATCTATCACAGACAgtagtaggtgaaatagttttgattaaattaaaaacacaatatgctttttacattccaataaaacattcttctacaattcaagggCTTATTTAAAAAACCCAAATGATTATAAGCAGTAACTAATGTAGTTAAGTGTTAAAGTGCAAGTTATATACAGACCAGAAACCCAGGAATCTACTTTCAATGGTTATTTGAACCACCATAAAAGCAGAACGCAACCTCTtttaatgagaacctctataattgacacaacaattttttgaacctcgttaattggcatGACCTGTTTAaatgaaaaacctggttaattgacaaaaaattgccggtcccttgagattgcaattatccaggtttcactgtaataaCTTTGTACATCCTTAGTTTTTTCTGTAACCGGTCAACGGAACCTTTTTTTGCCCGTTCAGATAAGTAATGCTATTGATTAATATCAGGCTCACCTCCTATAGGCCGGTCTACGGTGTACGAGATGTAGGGCAGCTCGGAGTCACTGCACATGCTCGCTCCCGGGGAATTATTGCCACTGGCCAGTGGCTCTCGACGTTGTTCTGTCACATATGTGTTGAAGTAATAATACTGAAGTTACATTGAGTAGAGAAATGTGTCCATAGGTATGTTTGTGAATACACTTATACTGATTTCACTTGTAACTcagttaaatattaattttaacatgTCACTAGAGTTCTTAATAAGTCAGCAATACTCAATTTTCCAGTTGTACtgctttttttttatcatacaGTACACAACAATTTTACGATGTTATTTCTCGCGATTGTGGTTGCTTGCGGGCTTAAGGGTTACAGCGCCCTTCGCCAAGGCCTTTGCGCCTTTTGGTAGTTGGCAATAAACaggtatgtttaaaaaaatattattcttgCCACTGAACTTATTATGTTAAAACAGGCTTACCTGGAGCACTGCTAGGGGCAGCGATGGTGTGTCCACGGCGCACGGGTGGCGCTCGCGTTGCCGTCTTCGGCGGAGCTGCAGATGACTGCTCTGATCCCATGCTGGTGAATGCCAGATTTTACTTGTAATTCCAAATAAGTTCAAATATTATGCACGCCCGACAATATGTTATTACAGGGTGAACGATATTTGTTTACGCCTCTTTATAGTAACTTATATCCATTGACGTATGCTTATATCAAACAATCGTAAactaaaatgtgttaattttttgCTGAGACCTCAATAAAACTATAACGTATGTTTAGTTTAGTACGTGTCTGTTCACCGTGACACGGGATTCCGCAGTATACAGAATCTATTAttactaatttattatttaatcgttTTCTTATATAAAGGGATTTCTTCAAAAATGTTTtgcaattaaattttatttttgattctgATTAGATTTTAGATTTCATTGACAACATCAATACTATCCAGTATCCATTGATGTCCAAACCACACCCACATCCTACatattacaaaacaaaacaatatacaGAAGAAAATAATTccaaataagtatttaaacatacttttttgtttaaatctAATAGCCTGTATCATAAATTTAATCATTGTTTTTggtaaaataaactattaattaaaaattgaaaAGATTAGTTAAAATAATTTCGACCACCAATCATTCCAATTCAATTCGGACAATACGATCGAACTGTCATTTATGTGTTTTGTTTATACCTATAGCGTACAAATCTTACAATTgttgttttaatacttttaataatttaagtatCATCGTGTTACTTACTTCTTTGgatattttattgattattaaattttataaatgtcttaaaaaattataaaaaaggcATTATGCTTATAAACAAATTTACCTTAATTTACCTTTATTTTGCAGTTTGCATAGCGAAATAACAATACGCAGAATGACACGTTGACGTCAAACGTCACAGCTGATCGATCGAGTAGGTGAAAATTCCttcaataagtaaataaatatttttgctaaAGTAACTAACTTAGACCTTATCTCCTAAGCGTTAAGAAGCATAACAGTATAACACAAAAAtgttatttcacaaaaaatgaCGACAAAATTGTAGTAGTTTCCCAATTGATCTAATGTTTTCGTCTTGGAAATCCTGTTGTGGTGTTTCGCCACATTCTactcaaagttatgaaataaagacCAACTATTAGATCAAAATGGTAGACGAAGGCACGCGTAAGACCCTGAGCAGCATCCCGCTGCTGCAAACCAAGGCTGGGCCTAGGGACAAGGAACTGTGGGTGACACGGTTGAAAGAAGAATATCAGGCTCTTATAAAGGTATTTACCTAGATAACTAACTAATTAACAGCTGTTGTACTATTTAAAGTTCTTTAAGTTCGCTGAGTTATTTAAAGAAGCGAATAGTTACTGAAAACATTAGCTCTTATCCAACTTTCACTCATGTACATAGTCTTTTACTTATTCAGTTCCTAGAACACTATTTTTTAAGTCTAGATAATATTTTGAATGAATAATTTCCtcataggtgatgtgaaaagcagtctGTGTTACATAGTAGCAAAATGATTACCAATTATTTCTATAATAGAATCCTttgcttcattcaggattcaatgtaattatgtaattttgctTCCTTGTGACACAATCGACTATTTTGTTGCAGTATGTACAGAACAACAAGTCGGCAGACAATGACTGGTTCCGGCTGGAGTCGGACAAAACCGGTACCCGCTGGTTCGGCAAGTGCTGGTACGTGCACAACCTGCTCAAGTACGAGTTTGACCTGGAGTTCGATGTAAGTCTGCTAGTATAAACATATATGCCGGTagcacaatagtagtttatgcaacagtgatataataagggttcttaaaattcaagggtcgaagttacaaaacgagacgtagtcgagttttgtaaaaaaagacccgagaattttaagaaccaattatgagctgttgcatacattactttttctatgacagctgcagcaaaaaaaaaaaaaaaaaaaaagagttattattaaaaaaaaaaagttattatttaaaaaaaaaaaagagttattattgtaaatgaaaacatacctctttcaatcaagatgatcggaacttgtatctttaaaaaaaataaagcagttgtattatactcataagatgactgctagcagtcatcttatgagcctatagataaatcattcaaatgacattgctttagatatcactgtcagtcatttaattgacacatttgagtgctggagtaaaaaataaataatagtactaagtacagaagactcactctctaacaaaacgcgtctgttacgatcagcacagatatggccgctaggtggcgacagcgccacgcgcggcttatggctttccctaaaattggggccgaacggatgtacttttagctacctgtagcaaagcgacgaaatcgcggagcgaGACACGCCTGCCGGTAGCCCAAACGTtgactaaatatttttgtaatatgtattattCTTCGTGTATGCATCTTTTccagaatattataaaaatttaaactacAATCATTTAACGAAAAAATATGTGTTAGCATTCAGTAAGATTTTGATAAAGTTGTAGTGTTTTACATTTAGTCAAAgattttctctctctctcttcctaATGGTGTTTTACTgggtagcaaagtttgtttaaccctcgtgccttgaaacccgtGCAACGCTCAAGATGCCACTTTTAGGACCCCTCTTTACGCTCGTGGTTTAATTATGGAATCTTCTTTCGCTTGCTTGGTCATCCATAACACAAGGagttaaacaataactttgcttcttgtaaaacaaataattatatcaTTATTGTGTTTTTCTCTCTGgttgccctgaaaaccagcgccatggcCAAGTATCTTAGTCATCAACAAATGCTGAGTGGCATCTATTTTGGACATTTTGGTGTTAGAATGTATTAGAATAAGATGTATTTGTAGGctaagtttaattttgacaccaaaataaactatttctttatttcagatCCCTATAACGTACCCGACAACAGCACCAGAGCTGGCATTACCCGGCCTCGACGGCAAAACCGCTAAAATGTACCGCGGCGGCAAAATCTGCTTGACCGACCACTTCAAGCCGCTCTGGGCAAGGAATGTGCCCAGGTTTGGCATCGCACACGCTATGGCTTTAGGAGTAAGtattgaaaaatgaaaaaaatataattagtgGCTATGTAAGCTACTGCTAAAATGTACCGCGGCGGCAAAATCTGCCTGACCGACCACTTCAAGCCGCTCTGGGCAAGAAATGTGCCCAGGTTTGGCATCGCGCACGCAATGGCTTTAGGAGTAAGTATTACATCTCGGTTATAATTAGTGGCTGTGTGAGCTACTGCTAAAATGTACCGCGGCGGCAAAATCTGCTTGACCGACCACTTCAAGCCGCTCTGGGCTAGGAACGTGCCCAGGTTTGGCATCGCACACGCTATGGCTCTAGGAGTATTACATCTAGGTTAACTAGTGGCTTAGGTAAGCTACTGCTAAAATGTACCGCGGCGGCAAAAAATATGCTTCAAGCCGCTCTGGGCAAGGAATGTGCCCAGGTTTGGCATCGCACACGCTATGGCATTAGGAGTAAGTATTACATCTAGGTTATAATTAGTGGTTCTGTAAGCTACTGC
It encodes:
- the LOC134660538 gene encoding BLOC-1-related complex subunit 5, which produces MGSEQSSAAPPKTATRAPPVRRGHTIAAPSSAPEQRREPLASGNNSPGASMCSDSELPYISYTVDRPIGDSPKTSTKNQRQDSKKSLLQRRQMSLQARKTKRTRDIIVVKEQATATLDEDIRRLHEIPTFLPIMRGTLGLPGARDPEVLEGLDARPWICLCSRLQAHLAACATPLAQEQVKLATKLKEADSEITRLYSSMVDKQRNNARHAERLARVHEAAHQLSRCNSLLQQTLSDVEELNALLPPEKRLEPFVWGAS
- the LOC134660572 gene encoding ubiquitin-fold modifier-conjugating enzyme 1; its protein translation is MVDEGTRKTLSSIPLLQTKAGPRDKELWVTRLKEEYQALIKYVQNNKSADNDWFRLESDKTGTRWFGKCWYVHNLLKYEFDLEFDIPITYPTTAPELALPGLDGKTAKMYRGGKICLTDHFKPLWARNVPRFGIAHAMALGLGPWLAVEIPELIEKGVISYQEKGEAK